The following are encoded together in the Zingiber officinale cultivar Zhangliang chromosome 8A, Zo_v1.1, whole genome shotgun sequence genome:
- the LOC122012773 gene encoding uncharacterized protein LOC122012773 yields MRIHPIPSRRGISLRYDISAALSPAEAVAAAALRQAKLRRLPHVFSKVLELPLAADADVSVHEGPLGFRFVADAAGLDGHGVRVHAVRIHPGVMKVVVRNGAAAAWDDLELDRWRFRLPPSASPALATAECHNGELVVIIPKGEETEEPNDESGGDADEEDWEQVQEQPHSRDGVGLLLLVL; encoded by the coding sequence ATGCGGATCCACCCGATCCCGTCGAGGCGGGGTATCTCCCTTCGCTACGACATCAGCGCCGCGCTCTCTCCGGCTGAGGCCGTGGCGGCCGCGGCGCTGCGGCAGGCGAAGCTCCGCCGCCTCCCTCACGTCTTCAGCAAGGTCCTGGAGCTCCCCCTCGCCGCCGACGCCGACGTATCCGTCCACGAGGGCCCTCTCGGGTTCCGGTTCGTTGCGGACGCTGCTGGACTCGACGGCCACGGCGTGCGGGTGCATGCGGTGCGGATCCACCCCGGCGTCATGAAGGTGGTGGTACGCAACGGAGCCGCCGCCGCCTGGGACGATCTCGAGCTTGACAGGTGGCGCTTTCGGCTTCCGCCGTCAGCCAGCCCAGCTTTGGCTACTGCAGAATGCCACAATGGAGAGCTCGTGGTGATTATCCCAAAAGGTGAAGAGACTGAGGAACCCAACGATGAGAGTGGTGGAGATGCAGATGAGGAGGATTGGGAACAAGTGCAGGAGCAGCCTCACAGTCGGGACGGCGTCGGATTGCTTCTACTTGTACTGTAA